Within the Stenotrophomonas sp. 610A2 genome, the region TGGAAGTGCGCCGCATCCTGCGCCAGGACCTGCTGGAAGTGGAAGGCGTGGACGCTGCGCACTGAGCCTGTGGCGGGCTGCGTGCAGCCCGGGCAATGGATCAGGCCGGAGAGCGTCGCGCTGAGCTGCGACGCAGGAGATAGCTGAGCTGCGTGATCGAGCGCTGCTCAGCCGATGCGGCGACCAACCACGGTTGCCAATCCGGCCAACAGCAGGGTCACCACGAAGCACAGCAGATAGCCGGTGGTTTCATTGCCGCCGACCGTTGTGGCAAACAGCGAGCCGGAGATCGCCAGCGTCGATGCCACCGCGATGCCTTCGCTCAGCTGCAAGGCCGAGCTGTTTGCACCTTGCTCGTGCGGCGCCGACAGTGACAAGGTCAGCACCGACAGGCTGGGGTAGATCAGGCCCATGCCCAGCCCGGTCAGCGCCCAGCCGGCAAGCGCCAGCATCAAGGGCACGCCCGGATACAGCGTGAGCACGGAAATCAGCAGGCCTGCCAGCATCAGCCAGGTGCCGGCCTGCAGCATGTGAGTGCGGCGCCAACCGAAGTGCTGGTGGCCTTGCATCCATGAGCCGGAGAACCAGCCCAGCGCACCCAGGCTGAGCGCTGCGCCGGCCCACAGCGGTGACAGGTCGCGCTCGCGCTGCAGCAGCAATGGCAGGAAGGCTTCGGCGCCAAAGAAGGCCGACGCGGCAATGCCACGCAAGGCGATCACGCTGGGCAGGCCGCGGCGCAGCAGCAAGCTGCCGCTGGGCAGCAGATGACGCGCGCAGAAAATCAAAGCGATCACTGCCACCGTCATCACCGCCAGCGCCTGCATGCCCTGCAGCTGTCCGCCGACATACAGCAACAGCGCGGCCAGCGCCGTGCCTATCGCCCAGCGCACCACTGGCCGCTGCTCGACATCGCGACGGATGCTGGTTTGGGTACTGCGCAAGGCCGGCAACAGCAGCCAGGCCGCCGGCAAGGCCAACACCGGCACGATGAGGAAGACCCAGCGCCAGCTCAGGTGCTGCACGATCAGTCCGCTCAGGCTTGGGCCGATCAGCGAGGGCACCACCCAGCCAGCGGAGAAGGCTGCGAATACCTTGGGGCGCAGCGCTTCCGGATAGGTGCGCGCAACCAGCACATACAGCGACACCGAGATCGCGCCGATGCCGACGCCCTGTAGCAGGCGGCCGACGATCAATACATCCATGCGCGGCGCCAAACCGGCCAGCAGCAGGCCAATCAGGAAGCTGCCCAGGCCCAGCCACAACGGTCGTGCCGGACCTTGCTGGTCGCACATGCGGCCGGCCAGGGTCATGCCGATCACGCTGGTGGCCAGTGCACCGCCGAAGGCCAGCGCGTACAGGCGTAGTCCGTCCAAGGCCTCGGCCACGCTCGGCATTGCGGCGGCCACGGCCAGCGCCTCGAAGGCGATCAGCGAGATCAGCGCAACCATTCCGAAGGTGGTAGCACGGTACTGCGGGGCGAGGATGGAGGTGCTTGCCGGCGGGGCCGAGGCGATGCTTTGGGAACTCATGATGCGACGCTGCTGCTTGAGTTGCGGCTGGGGGGCGTGCAGCATCACACCTCAACCATGGTTGAGGTCAAGTGATGTCCACGCGGGAACTGAGTGTAGGTGAAGTGGCCAAGCGCAGCGGTGTTGCGGTATCGGCCTTGCACTTCTATGAGCGCAAGGGACTGATCCGGAGCCAGCGCACCGCCGGTAACCAGCGGCGATTCCAGAGTGATGTGCTGCGTCGGCTGGCGTTGATCCAGGCCGCACAGCGGGTGGGCATGCCGCTGCAGGCGGTGGCCGAGCGCCTGGCGGAACTGCCGGAAGGGCGCGCGCCCACAAAGGCTGACTGGGCGAAGATGTCCGCGCGCTGGCGCAAGGAGCTGGATGAGCGCATCGCGACATTGCAGTTCATGCGCGACCAGCTCAGCGATTGCATTGGCTGCGGTTGCCTGTCGTTGAAGCGCTGCGGCCTGCTGAATCCGCAGGACGTGCTGGGGCAGCGAGGCGAAGGCCCGCAACGCGTGGGCTAGCGTTGCGAGACGGGATAGGCAAGCTGCCGGGTATCGGACGACACGCCAGCAGTGCATGCTGCCCGGGCCACGGTGCGTGGCCCGGATGCATCAGATTTCCGCTTCGATCGCCGGCATCGCCAGACGCGAGCGGGTCAGTACCATGCCGAGGTTGGCGGTGCGGCGGCAGACGAACACCATCACGTAGTCCGGGTAGCGCTTGCCGCGCATGAAGACGTGGATCAGGTTTTCGCTGTTGACGATGATTTCCTGGAAGTAATGTGCGCCTTCCTGGTCTTCCAGGCCGCGTGCGCGGCGGAACATCTGCTCGATGCTGCGGATGTTCGGGCCCTGGTACAGATCGGCGGTAGCCGCGGCGACCAGATCCAGCACTTCGCGCGGATGCGAATCCACGGTGCGTACCGACAGCAGCATGCCGGAGCTGATATCGACGTAGCCGGCGGCCACGCATTCGGGGATGGAGGCAACGGATTGCTGCAGGGTGGTGTCGAGCGACATGGGGGAATCCTTGCGGAAGGGGGGAGAAAAGGAATAGCGATGCCCGCAGGCCGCAGTGCGACCCGGCATCACTCAGGGGTTGATCAATCGCAGGCGCGTATCAGCAGGTTTTCTTCCAGTGCATGCAGCAGGTCTTCCTGCTCCTGCGACTGCACGAAACCCGGGTCCAAGGTGCGCAGGCGGCGCAGCGCTTCATCGGCGGTGAGCCCTTCGCGGATCAGCCACGCGGCCAACACCATGCCGGTGCGGCCAAGGCCGGCCAGGCAGTGCACGGCGACGACTTCGCCTTCGCGCAACATCACCTCGATCTTGGCCAGCAGCAGCTTGGCCCACAGCAAGGGCGGTGCGCCGCGGTCAACGATGCCCAGGTGGTAGCTGCGCAGACCGAAAGCTGCCAAGCGTTCAGCCGACATCTCGCGTTCGGTGAGGTTGACCAGCATGGTCACGCCCATGCCACGCAGCAAGGCCAGATCGTGATCTATGGCGAATACCACGCCGGGCATCGGGCAGCCGGCGAGCTTGCCCGGCACCAGCCAGTGGAAGCCATTGGGGCCGCGCCGTGAGGGCGTGGCGGAAAGACGGACTGGTGCAGGTGTAGATGCTGGCAACGGACGAGCAATGGAAGTCTCGGCTGCGGCGCCGACAGCTCGGCCTGGTGATTTCTCAGCGATGACAACTGGTGCAGGCGCGGCCACACCATCGGCCAGTTCCTCGGGACGTGCATCCGGTGCCGGTACATGGCAGCTGCCGGTGCGCAGGAACTGCGCCAGCACAGCGTGCTGCCCGCGATTGGCAAAGAAGGCCTCCACGGGTGCATCAACCTGTATCTGGCCGCCGGCCAGCAGAATCACCCGCGAAGCGATACGTCGGGCCTGGCCTTGATGGTGCAGGCTGACCAGGCAGCAGTGCGTGGCGGACAGGCGCTCTATCAGTGTGAGCACGGCTTCGGCGTCGGTCGACTCCAGTTCGCTGGTCGGCTCGTCGATCAATAGCAGCGGACTGCCGCTGAAGGCGGCGCGCAGGATGGCGACCTGGCGGGCGAGTCCGCGCGGCAGGTCGATCACCCGCTGCTGCAGATGCGCGGCTACAGCGGTGGCGCCCAGGGCCTGCAGGCGCGCGTCGATCTGTTCGCGCAATGCCTGTGGCTTGTTGCCTGATTGCGGGCGCAGCGCGGCGCTGAGGTTCTCCAGTACGCTGAAGCCAAGTTCGCGTGCGTGTTGTTGGACCAAAACCGGCGGTTGGGTCGTGTTGGCCAGCGGCTTGCCCTGGAACAGCAACGTGCCCCAGCGCTCGCCATGTGCATTGCTTTGCCCGGACAGCGCCTGCAGCAACGAGGACTTGCCGGTGCCGCCCGGGCCCATCAACACCACGATGCCGGTACCGCTGATGCTCAGATCAATAGATGCCAACACAGTGCGTTGGCCACGGCGCATGCCCCAGCCTTGCAGCTGCAGCAACGGAGTAGGGGAGTTGTGGACTGGCAAGTACGTCACTCTGCCCGTCGCAAACCCGTTTCTGGGGCCTGCGCGGAATTGGAAAGGCGGTCAGTATGGTTTGTGTTAATTCCATGTCAATTTGACTTTGTGATGTGCGCGCGCAGGCTGCATCAGACGCGCAGGCAGCGACCTGTTCGCAGCTGCGCGGTCATATCAAATTGATTGGGAAAGGAAATGCGTGCATTTCCGGCAGCGTTGCAAACGCCATTTCCAACGACGAATACGGCGTTGGAGCGCTGAACAAGACGATGCTTATTGTTTCAGCGGGATTCAGAAATTCCGCTCGAAACCCACGTTTCCTGCGCCTGCATCTGCAGTGATCTGCAGGTCGATGCGCAGTTGATCGCGCGGATGTGCATCGAGTACGCCGATCAGATCTGTGTACTCGCCGGTACGCACGGCACGCAATTCAATCTGCTGACGTTTGCCGGAGAGATCGGTGGCGACGGCCTGCACCTTGCCGTCTGTTGGCAGTTCTTCGCCTTGCGCGAGTTGCCGCAGGGCGACCACCAGCAGTGCGCGGTCGGCTTCGCGCTGCACCTGATAGCTGCGTGCCACGGCATCGTTCATCGCCAGCGTTGGCAGCAGGTTGTAGTGCACGCGCAGCTTGCCGAGGTCGGTGTGGCTGGGTTGCGCTTGTTGGATGACGGCTGCGCGCGGGGAGGGCTCTGCGGAACAGGCGGCGAGGGTAAGCAGCAGGGTGGAGGACAGCGTTAGGGCGAACCGGGGCATGGTGTTGGTGTCCTTGGGCTGTGGTGTTGGATTGGGCTTTTTTGATTGCTTGAAAGCTACAAGGCTTCGCCTTGCCCCTCTCCCGAACCCCCGCTCCGCGCCCCGGCCCTTGCGCCAGCGCAAGGGCGTTCGATGGGCAGCGAACCGGCGGTTCGCAAGCTGCCCCTCTCACCCCACAAGGGGAGAAGGGCTTGGTATTGCGTGCAACTTGCAGCGTTCTTGCTGCTCAATCGTTCGCTGCAGACAGTTCCTTGCCGCGTTTCGCCGCAGCATCAATGGCGCGCGCTGTCAGTGCTTCAAAGCCGCCGGCCTGGAAGGTTTCTATCGCTGCCTGGGTTGTGCCGCCCGGCGAGGTGACGCGGCGACGTAGTTCGGCCGGGGCTTCGCCGGCTTCGGTCAGCATCCGTGCGGCGCCGAGGACGGTTTCGAGTACCAGTGTGCGTGCCGCGTCCGCCGGCAGGCCTTGTTCCAGTGCAGCGGCTTCCATCGCTTCGGCCAGCAGGAAAATATAGGCCGGGCCGCTGCCGGAGACGGCGGTCACTGCGTCCATCTGTGCTTCGTCATCGATCCAGACGGTGCGGCCGGCGCTGGCAAGCAGCTGTTCGGTCTGCGAGCGCTGGGCAGCGGACACGCGCGGATTGGCGAACAGGCCGGTGACGCCTGCGCCCAATAGGGCGGGAGTGTTGGGCATGGCACGGACGACGGCCTGGTTGCCGCCGAGCCAGCGCTCCAACTGTGCGGCGGTGATGCCGGCGGCGATCGATGCGACTACCGGTTGCTGGCTGGCGGCAACCGGACTCAGTGCTTCGCAGACCGAGCGCATCACCTGCGGCTTGACCGCCATCAGCCATAGTCCGGCATGCGCCGCGGCGGCTTCAGCGGCGTTGTAGGTATGCACGCCGAAGTCCTGCGCCAGCGCCTCGCGCAGGGCGGCGACCGGTTCGGCGACATGGATGCGGCTGGCGGCCATGCCGCGACGCAGCAAACCAGCGATCAGGCTGCGCGCCATGTTGCCGCCGCCGATGAAGGCGACATCTGTGTCGGGGAGGTCTGGGTGCATGTTGCTGGTCATCAATCCGATCTCACTGCGATCAAGGGGTGGGGCGCTGGCCGAACAAGGCGGTGCCGACCCGGACCATGGTCGAGCCGGCGGCGATGGCTTCGGCAAAGTCACTGCTCATGCCCATCGAAAGTGTATCGACCCGCGGGTGGTGCGCGGCCAGATCGGTAAACAAGGCCTGCATCCGCGCGAACGCGGCCTGCCGCTTGGCCGCTTCCGGGAACGGTGCCGGGATCGCCATCAGGCCGCGCAGGCAGAGCCGCGGTTCGCCAGCGATGGCTTCGGCCAAGGCGTTTACCTGCTCCGGGGCGCAGCCGTGCTTGCTGTCCTCGTCGTCGATGTTGACCTGGATCAGCACGTTGAGGGGGGGCAAAGCGGACGGGCGGGCCTTGGCCAAAGCGGTGACCAGCTTGCCCCGGTCAACGGTCTGCACCCAGTCGAAGACCTGTGCGGCCAGCTCGGCCTTGTTGGACTGCAGGTGGCCGATCAGGTGCCACTCCAGGCCCAGCCCGGCCAGCTCGGTGATCTTGGCGGCAGCCTCCTGCACATAGTTTTCACCAAAGGCGCGCTGTCCTTGGGCGGCCAGGCCGGCCACCGCCGCTGCCGGCTGCAGCTTGGAAACGGCCAGCAGGCGGACCGCCCGGGAGGGGCTGGAAGCAGCGTCGATCTGCTGGCGGAGGGTGGCTAAAGGTACCGTTTGCAAAACATCAACCTCTTACGTGGGAAGGCTATACTGCCCGCCAGGGGAAACACCTTACATATACTCGCAACGCAGGGGACAGAGCGCGTATGGATATCGCTGAACTTTTGGCGTTCTCGGTCAAGAACAAGGCCTCGGACCTCCACCTCTCCGCTGGCCTGCCGCCGATGATCCGCGTGGACGGTGACGTCCGTCGCATCAACATCCCGGCCCTGGACCACAAACAAGTGCACGCGCTGGTGTACGACATCATGTCGGACAAGCAGCGTCGTGATTACGAAGAATTCCTCGAGGTCGACTTCTCGTTCGAGATTCCCTCGCTGGCGCGCTTCCGTGTCAACGCGTTCAACCAGAACCGCGGTGCCGGTGCGGTGTTCCGTACCATTCCCTCGGAAGTGCTGACGCTGGAAGACCTGGCCTGCCCGCCGATCTTCCGTGAGTTGATCGAACAGCCGCAGGGTCTGATCCTGGTCACCGGCCCGACCGGTTCGGGCAAGTCGACCACGCTGGCGGCGATGATCGACCACATCAACAAGAACGAATACGGTCACATCCTCACCGTCGAGGATCCGATCGAATTCGTGCACACCTCGCAGAAGTGCCTGATCAACCAGCGCGAAGTGCACCGCGATACGCACGGCTTCAACGAAGCACTGCGTTCGGCCTTGCGTGAAGACCCGGACATCATCCTGGTCGGCGAATTGCGTGACCTTGAGACCATCCGCCTGGCACTGACCGCGGCAGAAACCGGTCACCTGGTGTTCGGCACCCTGCATACCAGCTCGGCGGCCAAGACCATCGACCGTATCATCGACGTGTTCCCGGCCGGCGAAAAGCCGATGGTGCGCTCGATGCTGTCCGAGTCGCTGCGTGCGGTCATCTCGCAGGCACTGCTCAAGCGCGTTGGTGGTGGCCGTGTGGCCTCGCACGAAATCATGGTGGCAACACCGGCTATCCGTAACCTGATCCGCGAAGACAAGGTGGCGCAGATGTACTCGTCCATCCAGACCGGCCAGCAGGTGGGCATGCAGACGCTGGACCAGAACCTGCAGGATCTGGTCAAGCGCAGTCTGGTCACGCGCAACCAGGCCAAGGAATACGCCAAGGACAAGCGTCTGTTCGAGTAATTCCAGGTTTCGGGATTAGAGATTCGGAATTCGGGATTCGCAAAAGCCGGAATCGACGGGGCGCCGTGGAGTCATCCCACGCCCTGTCCCGGCTCTCCATCGGGAGCCAGACATGAGCACTATTGATTTCACCTCGTTCCTCAAGCTGATGGCGCACCAGAAGGCGTCGGACCTTTTCATCACCGCCGGCATGCCGCCGTCGATGAAGGTCAACGGCAAGCTGTCACCGATCACCCAGACACCGCTGACGGCGCAGCAAAGCCGCGACATGGTGCTCAACGTGATGACGCCGTCGCAGCGCGAGGAATTCGAGAAAACCCACGAATGCAACTTCGCCATCGGCGTCTCCGGCGTGGGTCGCTTCCGTGTGAGCTGCTTCTACCAGCGCAACCAGGTGGGCATGGTGCTGCGTCGCATCGAGACGCGCATTCCCACCGTGGAAGAGCTGAACCTGCCGCCGGTGATCAAGACGCTGGCGATGACCAAGCGCGGCATCATCCTGTTCGTCGGCGCCACCGGTACCGGCAAGTCGACCTCGCTGGCAGCGATGATCGGCTACCGCAACCAGAACTCGACCGGCCACATCATCACCATCGAAGACCCGATCGAATTCGTGCACAAGCATGAAGGCTGCATCGTGACCCAGCGCGAAGTCGGCATCGATACCGACAGCTGGGAAGCGGCGTTGAAGAACACGCTGCGGCAGGCGCCGGACGTGATCATGATCGGCGAAATCCGTACCCGCGAGGGCATGGATCACGCGGTTGCGTTCGCTGAAACCGGTCACCTGGTGCTGGCCACGCTGCATGCCAACAACGCCAACCAGGCGATGGATCGCATCATCAACTTCTTCCCGGAAGATCGCCGCAATCAGCTGTTGATGGATCTGTCGCTGAACCTGAAGGGTGTGGTCGCGCAGCAGCTGGTGCCGACCCCGGACGGCAAGAGCCGCCGCGTGGCGATGGAAATCCTGCTGGGCACGCCGCTGGTGCAGGACTACATCCGCGATGGCGAAGTGCACAAGCTGAAGGAAGTGATGAAGGATTCCGTGCAGTTGGGCATGAAGACCTTCGACCAGAGCCTGTTCGAGCTGTACCAGGCCGGCGAGATCAGCTACGACGACGCCTTGCGTTACGCCGACTCGCAGAACGAGGTGCGCCTGCGCATCAAGCTGTCGCAGGGCGGTGATGCCAAGACCTTGTCGCAGGGTCTGGACGGCGTGGAGATTGCCGAGGTTCGCTGAGTCTGGCGGGTTTGGTGGTTTGAAAAGCCGCTCCTTTTTGGGGCGGCTTTTTTGTTTTGGGGGCAAGAGCAAGATCAACAGCAAGATCAAGAGCACCCCTCCCGAACCCTCCCCTTCGCTGCGCGAAAGGGAGGGGCCAGAGCCAGAGCCAAAGCGAAAGGGAAAGCGAAAGCAGAAGCCGAAATCCAGGCTGAGGCCGCTCTTCCCCCTCCCTTTCGCGTAGCGAAGGGGAGGGCCGGGGAGGGGTGCTCTTGCTCTTGCTCTCGCTTTTGCTATTGCTCCCAGCTCCCGCTCAACTCAATAGCATCCTGGCAATTTACCGCCCCATCCAAGCCGGCCCAATCGCCGCAATCTTCACCATCACCGGGCAATCCTCCCGGTGCGCCCCGGGCAGGTAGCCCAGGCTCATCAAAAATTCACCGGTGATCTCGCCACCGGTGAACCGGAACGTCTTCTTGAACAGCTTCACCCACTCCGGCTTGGTCAGCGGGTGGTGCGCATCCAGCCACTGCGCAAAGCCGCCATGGGACGCACGCAGCCCCTGGATCACCTGCGCGTTATGGATCGCCGCCAGCACCTTGAGCCGGTTGCGGATGATGCTGGCGTCGGCCATCAACCGGGCGATATCCGCTTCCCCATAGGCCGCCACCGCGTCCACATCGAAGCCGCTGTAGGCACTGCGGAAGCCTTCACGCTTGCGCAGGATGGTTTCCCAGCTCAAACCGGCCTGGTTGATCTCCAGCAGCAGGCGTTCGAAGAGCTCGCGTTCATCGCGCTGCGGAAAGCCGTACTCGTTCTCGTGGTACGGCCCGTGCACGGGGTGGCCCGGGGCGAAATCACAGTAGTAGGTCATCGGCGTCTCCGCGTTAAGGAAGCCCGGATTATCGCCGCTACGAGGCGGCGGACGGCCGCAGCCGGTAGAATGCAGACATGTCTGCGCTGTCACCACCTCTATCCAACCATCTGCTGGTGGCACTGCCATCGCTTGTCGATCCACTGTTCGCCCGCAGCGTGGCCCTGATCTGCCAGCACGATGACAACGGCGCCATGGGCGTCGTGGTCAACCAACCCTCCGATTTCACCCTGGGCGATGTGTTCGCGCAGATGGAGATCGATACCGACGACGGCGACCTGCGCGCCGTACCTGTGCTCAATGGCGGCCCGGTGCACACCGAGCGCGGTTTCGTCATCCATGACGATGCCCGCGCATGGGATTCCAGCCTGAAAGTGGCCGATGGTCTTTATCTGACCACCTCCCGCGACATCCTCGAGGCGATGGCCCGTGGCGAAGGCCCGCGCAATGCGCTGGTCACGCTTGGCTGTGCCGGCTGGAGCGAAGGGCAGTTGGAGCAGGAGCTGGCCGACAACAGCTGGCTGACCGTGCCTGCCGATGCCACCGTATTGTTCGAAACGCCGCTGGACGAGCGCTGGCAGCTTGCCGGCTCGCGGATCGGTGTGGATCTGTTCCTGGTCACCGGGTACAGCGGCCGTGCCTGAGTCCAGCGCACTTTCCACCAGCAGCACGGTCCTGGGTTTCGATGTCGGCTCGCGCCGCATCGGCGTTGCCATCGGCAGCTCGCTGGGCGTGGGCGCGCGCGCCCTCGCGGTGATCGATGTACATGGCAATGGCCCGGACTGGAACGCGCTGGACAAGCTGCAAAAGGAATGGCGGCCGCAGGGCATGATCGTCGGCGATCCGCTCACCCTGGAAGGCGAGGACCAGCCCAACCGCAAGCGCGCGCACGCCTTTGCCAGGCAGTTGCAGCAGCGCTACAAGGTGCCGGTGTTGCTGGTGGACGAACGTTCCAGCTCGGTCGAGGCCGCGCAGCGCTTTGCCGTGGAGCGCGCCGAAGGCCGCAAGCGCCGCCGCGATGCCGCCAACCTCGACGCCGTTGCCGCCGCTGTCATCATCGAGCGCTGGTTGTCGGCGCCGCACGAAGCCACCCCTATTTCCTGACTGTCGAAGACCCTGCCATGACCGCTTCGCAACTTGATGCCCAAGGACGCCTGCGCCACCTGCTGACCCTGGATGGTTTGCCGCGGGAAACCCTGCTGCAGCTGCTCGACCGTGCCGGCCAGATCCGCGATGCTGCGGTCGGCCGTATCAACAACAAGCGCGCGGTGCTGGCTGGCACTGGTGTTTGCACGCTGTTCTTCGAACCTTCCACCCGCACCCGCAGCTCATTCCAGCTGGCGGCGCAGCGGCTGGGCGCGGACGTGTTGAATTTCGACGCATCCACCTCCTCGACCCGCAAGGGCGAAACCGCCTGTGACACGCTGAAGAACCTGGAAGCGATGGGCGTGCGCGGTTTCATCGTGCGCCACCCGGATGATGGTGCGGTGGCTGAACTGGCGGGTGCTGCAGGTGAAGGCACTGCCCTGATCAACGCCGGCGATGGCCGCAGCTCGCATCCGACCCAGGGCCTGCTCGACATGCTGACCCTGCGTCAGGCCAAGGGCAGTGATTTCTCCAAGCTGAAAGTGGTGATCGTCGGCGACGTGAAGCATTCGCGCGTGGCCCGTACCGACCTGTTGGCGATGCGTACGCTGGGCGTCGGCGAGATCCGCGTCTGCGGCCCGCAATCGCTGTTGCCGGAGGATGGAATCCTGGATGGCTGCGTGGTTGGGCAGGATTTCGACGCGATGCTGGAAGGCGTTGATGCGCTGATGATGCTGCGTCTGCAGCGCGAGCGCATGGAAGAAGGCCTGGTGCCGTCGCTGGAGCAGTACCACGCCGAATACGGCCTCAACAACGAGCGCCTGAAGCGCGCGGCCAAGGACGCAGCAGTGCTGCACCCGGGCCCGATCAACCGCGGCGTGGAGGTCACCGACGAAGTGGCCGACGGCCCGCAGTCCTGGGTGTTGCGCCAGGTTGCCAATGGTGTTGCCGTGCGCATGGCGGTGCTGGAAACCCTGTTGGGTTGATCGCTGCCGGCTAGGCCGCTGCTTGTCCCCCTCCCTTGCGCCGAAGGCGGAGGGGAGGGCTGGGGAGGGGTTGGCTTTTGAGGCTTTCAAACATTGCCAGCTTCGCGGCTTACGCCGCTCCTACAACAGCAGGTTGGGATTGCGTGATGCCCCAGTGTAGAGCCGAGCCACGCTCGGCTGGGGCTCTACCGGGAATGCCCCTGCCGAGCATGGCTCGGCACTACGCAGCTGCGCTGGGGCATTACCGGTAAAGCCTCTGCCGAGCATGGCTCGGCACTACCTGGGTGGCTAAGGCTTTCCTGCCTGGCGCTTGCGTTGCTGCTGGATGTAGGTCATTTCGTTCTCGGCGACCTTGTTGCCGGGTTCCAGTGCCAATGACTCTTCGTATGCTGTCTGGGCTGCGTCCAGGTCACCCAGCTCGATCAAGGCATAGCCGGTTCCGCGTAGTGCCAGCGCCTCGGCGTACGCTGCTTCAGGATGGCTGCGGGTCAATGCCAGCGCCTGCTGGTAACTGCTCAGCGCTGCCGACCAGTCCTTGCTCATGTTCAGCGCCGCACCGCGTTCGGTCAGCGCTTCCGGTTCATAGGGCGCGGTTGCATGGGCCTTGTCCAGCCATCGTATTGCCTGCGCCGCATCGCGCAGTTCCACGGCGATGTAGCCCAGCTGGATGTAGACGTTGGCACAGGCGCTGTCCAGCCAGTCGATGGGCTCGCCGTCGCCGTGATCGCGCAGGTAAAGCTCGTATTGCCGCTGGGTGCGGAAGCTCAGCGAACGCCGTCCTGGCGCTGCACGGTAAGCGTCACATTGGCGCGCGGCGTCGAGTAGCACGGCTTTGGCCTGGGCATGCTCGCCTTTCACATTCAGGGTGCCGGCCTCCTGTACGGAAGCACGCAACTCCTTGCCCAGCGCTGGCTCACCTGGCTGCGAGTAGATCTGTGTGGTGCTG harbors:
- a CDS encoding PilT/PilU family type 4a pilus ATPase, whose amino-acid sequence is MSTIDFTSFLKLMAHQKASDLFITAGMPPSMKVNGKLSPITQTPLTAQQSRDMVLNVMTPSQREEFEKTHECNFAIGVSGVGRFRVSCFYQRNQVGMVLRRIETRIPTVEELNLPPVIKTLAMTKRGIILFVGATGTGKSTSLAAMIGYRNQNSTGHIITIEDPIEFVHKHEGCIVTQREVGIDTDSWEAALKNTLRQAPDVIMIGEIRTREGMDHAVAFAETGHLVLATLHANNANQAMDRIINFFPEDRRNQLLMDLSLNLKGVVAQQLVPTPDGKSRRVAMEILLGTPLVQDYIRDGEVHKLKEVMKDSVQLGMKTFDQSLFELYQAGEISYDDALRYADSQNEVRLRIKLSQGGDAKTLSQGLDGVEIAEVR
- a CDS encoding MFS transporter, with translation MSSQSIASAPPASTSILAPQYRATTFGMVALISLIAFEALAVAAAMPSVAEALDGLRLYALAFGGALATSVIGMTLAGRMCDQQGPARPLWLGLGSFLIGLLLAGLAPRMDVLIVGRLLQGVGIGAISVSLYVLVARTYPEALRPKVFAAFSAGWVVPSLIGPSLSGLIVQHLSWRWVFLIVPVLALPAAWLLLPALRSTQTSIRRDVEQRPVVRWAIGTALAALLLYVGGQLQGMQALAVMTVAVIALIFCARHLLPSGSLLLRRGLPSVIALRGIAASAFFGAEAFLPLLLQRERDLSPLWAGAALSLGALGWFSGSWMQGHQHFGWRRTHMLQAGTWLMLAGLLISVLTLYPGVPLMLALAGWALTGLGMGLIYPSLSVLTLSLSAPHEQGANSSALQLSEGIAVASTLAISGSLFATTVGGNETTGYLLCFVVTLLLAGLATVVGRRIG
- a CDS encoding YggS family pyridoxal phosphate-dependent enzyme; translation: MQTVPLATLRQQIDAASSPSRAVRLLAVSKLQPAAAVAGLAAQGQRAFGENYVQEAAAKITELAGLGLEWHLIGHLQSNKAELAAQVFDWVQTVDRGKLVTALAKARPSALPPLNVLIQVNIDDEDSKHGCAPEQVNALAEAIAGEPRLCLRGLMAIPAPFPEAAKRQAAFARMQALFTDLAAHHPRVDTLSMGMSSDFAEAIAAGSTMVRVGTALFGQRPTP
- the soxR gene encoding redox-sensitive transcriptional activator SoxR, whose protein sequence is MSTRELSVGEVAKRSGVAVSALHFYERKGLIRSQRTAGNQRRFQSDVLRRLALIQAAQRVGMPLQAVAERLAELPEGRAPTKADWAKMSARWRKELDERIATLQFMRDQLSDCIGCGCLSLKRCGLLNPQDVLGQRGEGPQRVG
- a CDS encoding DNA-3-methyladenine glycosylase I, coding for MTYYCDFAPGHPVHGPYHENEYGFPQRDERELFERLLLEINQAGLSWETILRKREGFRSAYSGFDVDAVAAYGEADIARLMADASIIRNRLKVLAAIHNAQVIQGLRASHGGFAQWLDAHHPLTKPEWVKLFKKTFRFTGGEITGEFLMSLGYLPGAHREDCPVMVKIAAIGPAWMGR
- a CDS encoding phosphatase domain-containing putative toxin; translated protein: MPVHNSPTPLLQLQGWGMRRGQRTVLASIDLSISGTGIVVLMGPGGTGKSSLLQALSGQSNAHGERWGTLLFQGKPLANTTQPPVLVQQHARELGFSVLENLSAALRPQSGNKPQALREQIDARLQALGATAVAAHLQQRVIDLPRGLARQVAILRAAFSGSPLLLIDEPTSELESTDAEAVLTLIERLSATHCCLVSLHHQGQARRIASRVILLAGGQIQVDAPVEAFFANRGQHAVLAQFLRTGSCHVPAPDARPEELADGVAAPAPVVIAEKSPGRAVGAAAETSIARPLPASTPAPVRLSATPSRRGPNGFHWLVPGKLAGCPMPGVVFAIDHDLALLRGMGVTMLVNLTEREMSAERLAAFGLRSYHLGIVDRGAPPLLWAKLLLAKIEVMLREGEVVAVHCLAGLGRTGMVLAAWLIREGLTADEALRRLRTLDPGFVQSQEQEDLLHALEENLLIRACD
- a CDS encoding type IV pilus twitching motility protein PilT; this encodes MDIAELLAFSVKNKASDLHLSAGLPPMIRVDGDVRRINIPALDHKQVHALVYDIMSDKQRRDYEEFLEVDFSFEIPSLARFRVNAFNQNRGAGAVFRTIPSEVLTLEDLACPPIFRELIEQPQGLILVTGPTGSGKSTTLAAMIDHINKNEYGHILTVEDPIEFVHTSQKCLINQREVHRDTHGFNEALRSALREDPDIILVGELRDLETIRLALTAAETGHLVFGTLHTSSAAKTIDRIIDVFPAGEKPMVRSMLSESLRAVISQALLKRVGGGRVASHEIMVATPAIRNLIREDKVAQMYSSIQTGQQVGMQTLDQNLQDLVKRSLVTRNQAKEYAKDKRLFE
- a CDS encoding DUF4426 domain-containing protein, encoding MPRFALTLSSTLLLTLAACSAEPSPRAAVIQQAQPSHTDLGKLRVHYNLLPTLAMNDAVARSYQVQREADRALLVVALRQLAQGEELPTDGKVQAVATDLSGKRQQIELRAVRTGEYTDLIGVLDAHPRDQLRIDLQITADAGAGNVGFERNF
- the proC gene encoding pyrroline-5-carboxylate reductase; translation: MHPDLPDTDVAFIGGGNMARSLIAGLLRRGMAASRIHVAEPVAALREALAQDFGVHTYNAAEAAAAHAGLWLMAVKPQVMRSVCEALSPVAASQQPVVASIAAGITAAQLERWLGGNQAVVRAMPNTPALLGAGVTGLFANPRVSAAQRSQTEQLLASAGRTVWIDDEAQMDAVTAVSGSGPAYIFLLAEAMEAAALEQGLPADAARTLVLETVLGAARMLTEAGEAPAELRRRVTSPGGTTQAAIETFQAGGFEALTARAIDAAAKRGKELSAAND